Proteins from a single region of Paenibacillus sp. BIHB 4019:
- a CDS encoding AbrB/MazE/SpoVT family DNA-binding domain-containing protein: MMKSTGIVRKVDELGRVVIPIELRRTLGIGEKDALEIYVDGERIMLKKYEPACIFCGNAENVSYFKGKIVCHICLSEMPSPVTK, translated from the coding sequence ATGATGAAGTCCACAGGTATTGTCCGTAAGGTTGATGAATTAGGTCGCGTTGTTATTCCAATCGAGCTTCGCCGTACGCTTGGTATCGGAGAGAAAGATGCACTAGAGATTTATGTAGACGGCGAGCGCATTATGTTGAAGAAATATGAGCCAGCTTGTATCTTCTGTGGTAACGCTGAGAACGTATCTTACTTCAAAGGAAAAATTGTTTGTCACATTTGCCTATCAGAAATGCCTTCACCTGTGACAAAATAA
- a CDS encoding Veg family protein, with protein MAKNALLDIKRNLEAHVGSKIRLRANGGRRKTVERTGVLEETYPSVFIVKLDQESQSFKRVSYSYADILTESVEVTVCNDEGQVRITQT; from the coding sequence ATGGCAAAAAATGCCCTACTGGATATAAAACGCAATTTGGAAGCTCATGTGGGCTCCAAGATTCGTCTGCGAGCAAATGGCGGTCGTCGTAAGACCGTTGAGCGCACCGGTGTGTTGGAAGAAACCTACCCTTCTGTTTTCATTGTTAAACTGGATCAGGAATCGCAGTCATTCAAGCGTGTTTCCTACAGTTATGCGGATATACTGACGGAGTCGGTGGAAGTGACCGTATGCAATGATGAAGGTCAAGTCCGAATTACCCAGACATAA
- a CDS encoding 3D domain-containing protein, protein MGIIQASETHGKRSSSMSFALRWKRENLRLILLSTTISIAMTFMFLVLLYGSADKSVSVVVNGQETVVSTKQWVLQRLLDEQAITIGPHDEVSVPLNTAVKDGDRFEIKHAVPLLVKADGKTSTVYTTEKTVQAAIKKLNIPVEDDDKVLPSLGSGVSADMTVTVIRVDTKLGKSSSTTPFTIVKKEDPNLEVGKEKVVQTGKEGVVTIKIEKQFEDGVLVSKKVVDKVVETVAVNQVVAVGTKKPEPKVTVLSTATTSNNVTVDGTTLTSKKVLSNVTLTAYSAGLASTGKSEGHPDYGITASGAKVSEGRTIAVDPDIIPLGWWVYIEGIGFRRAEDTGSAIKGNKIDVYFDSEKQANKFGKKKGFTVYVIGPNKPSLS, encoded by the coding sequence GTGGGCATTATTCAAGCAAGTGAGACCCATGGGAAACGATCATCCAGCATGTCTTTCGCATTGCGATGGAAGCGTGAAAACTTGCGTTTGATTCTTTTGAGTACTACGATCTCAATCGCTATGACTTTCATGTTTTTGGTGTTGTTGTACGGATCGGCTGACAAAAGCGTATCCGTAGTAGTGAATGGACAAGAAACTGTTGTTTCAACGAAACAATGGGTCCTGCAACGCCTACTGGATGAACAAGCTATTACAATTGGCCCGCATGACGAGGTGTCTGTACCTCTGAATACGGCAGTAAAGGATGGGGACCGCTTTGAAATTAAGCATGCGGTACCGCTACTTGTAAAAGCTGATGGCAAAACATCAACGGTGTACACGACAGAGAAAACCGTGCAGGCAGCGATAAAGAAATTAAATATTCCTGTTGAAGATGATGATAAAGTATTACCTTCGCTTGGCTCGGGCGTCAGCGCGGATATGACCGTAACAGTCATTCGCGTCGATACGAAGCTAGGCAAGTCGTCCAGCACAACGCCGTTCACCATTGTGAAGAAGGAAGATCCGAACCTGGAAGTAGGCAAGGAGAAGGTTGTGCAGACGGGCAAAGAAGGCGTCGTAACGATCAAAATTGAGAAGCAGTTTGAAGATGGTGTACTTGTTTCCAAGAAAGTGGTAGACAAGGTAGTCGAAACGGTTGCGGTCAATCAGGTCGTTGCAGTCGGTACGAAAAAGCCGGAGCCTAAAGTTACTGTGCTGTCGACAGCGACAACCAGCAACAATGTAACGGTAGACGGCACAACGCTCACATCCAAAAAAGTGCTCAGCAACGTCACCCTGACGGCTTATTCAGCTGGCTTAGCTTCTACGGGCAAGAGCGAAGGACATCCTGACTACGGAATTACGGCATCTGGCGCTAAAGTATCGGAAGGACGGACAATTGCCGTTGACCCGGATATCATTCCACTCGGTTGGTGGGTGTATATCGAGGGCATTGGTTTCCGCCGTGCTGAAGATACCGGAAGTGCGATCAAGGGCAATAAGATCGATGTTTATTTTGACAGTGAAAAGCAAGCGAATAAATTTGGTAAGAAAAAAGGATTTACCGTTTATGTGATTGGTCCTAACAAGCCATCGCTTAGCTAA
- a CDS encoding RidA family protein: protein MSQHLEPKVIATDKAPAAIGPYSQAIQLGGLLFTSGQIPLNAAGELVTGDITVQANQVFRNLEAVLAEAGATLQNVVKATVFMKDMNQFVAMNEVYASYFGDHKPARSAVEVARLPKDVLVEIEVIAAIPVE, encoded by the coding sequence ATGTCACAGCATTTAGAACCGAAGGTTATTGCAACAGATAAGGCTCCAGCCGCTATCGGACCTTATTCGCAAGCGATTCAGCTTGGAGGACTTCTTTTTACATCGGGACAAATTCCGCTTAATGCAGCTGGCGAGCTTGTGACGGGCGATATTACGGTGCAGGCGAACCAAGTATTTCGCAACCTGGAGGCTGTACTTGCCGAAGCGGGAGCAACCCTGCAAAATGTAGTGAAGGCAACCGTCTTTATGAAGGACATGAACCAGTTTGTGGCGATGAATGAAGTGTACGCTTCTTACTTTGGCGACCACAAACCAGCACGTTCAGCAGTAGAAGTGGCAAGGCTTCCGAAGGATGTGCTTGTCGAAATTGAAGTGATTGCAGCGATTCCTGTCGAATAG
- a CDS encoding HD domain-containing protein: MNRQLSEEKVFKDPVHKYIYVQDQTIWDLINTKEFQRLRRIRQLGTSYLTFHGAEHSRFSHSLGVYEITRKIISQFERNGFPGWPQEERLLALCAALLHDVGHGPFSHSLEQVFDTHHEQWTCSILLEDTEVNRILRNVADDFPEHVTAVINKTYPNPIVSGLISSQLDADRMDYLLRDAYFTGVNYGNFDLERILRVLRPINGRIVVKESGMHAVEHYLMSRYQMYWQIYFHPVTRSSEIILRQIFRRAKELYEGGYTFGWMPEPLKRLLDGTIGVKQYLKLDEAYLQTAFIEWSEESDELLAELCDRFLTRRLYKYIMLDKPDIGLFNEVRQQFAAIGLNPDYHMEIDFPFDQPYDVYQPDTKKGGKEEKTPILLMDSYETVSEISTKSDIIRSITGLHQGQSHLYYPEEKLRAAADQLSDKVRMLFKI, encoded by the coding sequence ATGAACCGACAGCTATCGGAAGAGAAAGTTTTTAAAGACCCCGTTCATAAATATATTTATGTTCAGGATCAGACGATATGGGATCTAATCAATACGAAGGAATTTCAAAGATTACGGCGTATTCGGCAGCTAGGTACCTCTTATCTTACTTTTCATGGCGCTGAGCATAGCCGATTCTCCCATTCCCTTGGCGTGTATGAAATTACTAGAAAGATTATTTCCCAATTCGAACGCAATGGTTTTCCCGGTTGGCCGCAGGAGGAGCGGCTATTGGCGCTTTGCGCTGCACTGCTGCATGACGTTGGTCATGGGCCATTTTCCCATTCGCTGGAGCAAGTATTCGATACGCATCACGAGCAGTGGACCTGCAGCATTTTGCTCGAGGACACCGAGGTCAATCGTATACTACGAAATGTAGCAGACGACTTTCCTGAACATGTCACTGCTGTTATTAATAAGACATATCCGAATCCAATTGTTAGCGGCTTGATTTCCAGTCAGCTAGATGCGGACCGAATGGACTATTTATTGAGGGATGCTTATTTCACAGGGGTCAATTATGGCAACTTTGATTTGGAGCGTATTCTGCGTGTGCTCCGTCCTATTAATGGAAGGATTGTTGTTAAAGAAAGCGGCATGCACGCCGTGGAGCATTATTTGATGTCCCGCTATCAAATGTATTGGCAAATTTATTTCCATCCGGTGACGAGAAGCTCGGAAATCATCCTTAGACAAATATTTCGCAGAGCGAAGGAGCTTTATGAGGGTGGCTACACATTTGGTTGGATGCCGGAGCCGCTGAAACGGCTGCTTGACGGGACAATTGGGGTTAAACAATATTTGAAGCTGGATGAGGCGTATTTGCAGACAGCCTTTATAGAATGGAGCGAAGAAAGCGATGAACTGCTGGCGGAGCTATGTGATCGTTTTTTGACGCGTCGCCTCTATAAATACATCATGCTGGATAAACCGGATATTGGCCTCTTTAATGAAGTAAGACAACAATTTGCAGCGATCGGGTTGAACCCGGATTACCATATGGAAATTGATTTTCCATTTGATCAACCGTATGATGTGTATCAGCCTGATACGAAAAAAGGCGGAAAAGAAGAAAAGACGCCGATTTTGTTAATGGACAGCTACGAGACTGTCAGTGAAATTTCCACGAAATCTGACATCATTCGTTCCATTACTGGACTTCATCAGGGCCAGTCCCATTTGTATTATCCGGAAGAGAAGCTGCGCGCTGCCGCTGATCAATTAAGCGATAAAGTACGAATGTTATTTAAAATATAG
- the glmU gene encoding bifunctional UDP-N-acetylglucosamine diphosphorylase/glucosamine-1-phosphate N-acetyltransferase GlmU, protein MKVMAIVLAAGQGKRMKSKRYKVLHHVCGKPMVGHVLDTVKQAASERTVVIVGHGAETVKAYLGEQAEYVLQEQQLGTGHAVRQAEALIGAEDGKTIVICGDTPLVRAETIQAMLALQQSSGAAATVLTASFADPTGYGRIIRGESGEVERIVEQKDCTPEEAATKEINTGTYVFDNRKLFEALAKVTSNNAQGEFYLTDVIGIFRQAGESVQGYCTEDTAEAIGINDRVALAEAEGLMRARINRKHLIEGVTIIDTASTYIEADVQIGADTVIYPGTVLRGSTVIGEDCIIGPNADIQDSVIGDGVSVKYSVIAESEVGNKSSVGPYANLRPGSKLGEDCKIGDFVELKNATLGDGSKVSHLSYVGDAIVGKDVNIGCGAITVNYDGFNKSVTEIGDGAFVGSNVNLIAPVKIGDGAFVVAGSTITKDVPAGDLAVARARQENKEGYAEKIRTRAKAKKEKSKKD, encoded by the coding sequence TTGAAAGTAATGGCGATTGTGCTTGCAGCAGGTCAAGGCAAGCGGATGAAATCCAAACGATATAAAGTGCTCCACCACGTATGCGGCAAGCCGATGGTAGGCCATGTGCTGGACACGGTGAAACAGGCAGCCAGCGAGCGGACGGTTGTCATCGTCGGCCATGGCGCGGAAACGGTTAAAGCTTATTTGGGCGAGCAGGCGGAATATGTGCTGCAGGAGCAGCAGCTCGGTACGGGCCATGCGGTACGCCAAGCTGAGGCGCTGATTGGCGCGGAAGATGGCAAAACGATCGTTATTTGCGGCGATACGCCGCTTGTGCGTGCAGAGACGATCCAGGCGATGCTGGCTTTGCAGCAGTCGAGCGGAGCGGCAGCAACGGTACTGACGGCTTCCTTCGCTGATCCGACTGGCTATGGCCGGATTATTCGCGGCGAGAGCGGCGAGGTAGAGAGAATCGTCGAGCAGAAGGACTGTACGCCAGAGGAGGCAGCGACGAAGGAAATCAACACGGGTACGTATGTGTTCGATAACCGCAAGCTGTTCGAGGCGCTTGCCAAGGTAACAAGCAATAATGCACAAGGCGAATTTTATTTGACCGATGTCATTGGCATTTTCCGCCAAGCAGGCGAATCTGTACAAGGCTATTGCACAGAAGATACAGCGGAAGCGATTGGCATCAATGACCGCGTGGCGCTTGCCGAGGCGGAAGGCTTGATGCGCGCACGTATTAACCGCAAGCATTTAATTGAAGGTGTTACGATTATAGATACAGCATCGACTTATATAGAAGCAGATGTGCAAATCGGTGCAGATACAGTGATATATCCAGGCACGGTGCTGCGCGGCTCTACAGTCATTGGCGAGGATTGCATCATTGGGCCTAATGCGGATATTCAGGATTCGGTCATTGGAGACGGCGTCAGCGTAAAATATTCAGTAATCGCCGAATCCGAAGTCGGCAATAAAAGCTCGGTTGGGCCATATGCGAATTTGCGTCCTGGCTCCAAGCTGGGCGAAGACTGCAAAATCGGCGATTTTGTCGAGCTGAAAAATGCTACGCTTGGCGACGGCAGCAAGGTATCGCATTTGAGCTATGTAGGCGATGCGATAGTAGGTAAAGACGTCAACATCGGCTGCGGCGCGATTACGGTCAATTACGACGGCTTCAATAAGTCGGTAACGGAAATCGGCGATGGCGCTTTTGTCGGCAGCAACGTCAATTTGATTGCTCCTGTGAAGATTGGCGACGGCGCTTTTGTCGTTGCTGGCTCGACGATTACGAAGGATGTGCCGGCAGGAGATCTTGCGGTTGCGCGCGCCCGTCAGGAGAATAAGGAAGGCTATGCCGAGAAGATTCGTACTCGTGCAAAAGCGAAGAAGGAAAAGAGCAAGAAGGACTAA
- the ispE gene encoding 4-(cytidine 5'-diphospho)-2-C-methyl-D-erythritol kinase, translated as MKIYEKAPAKINLLLDVLRKREDGFHEVEMIMTMVDLADRLEMQELPRDTIIISSQAGYIPLDEKNLAFQAARLIKDRYDVRKGVYIHLDKKIPVAAGLAGGSSDAAAALRGLNRLWELNIPEEELCTLGAELGSDVPFCVTGGTAIATGRGERLEPIESPPQCWVVLAKPPINVSTADVYGKFRVAGIGQHPSAADMVSAIQRGSFADVCGGLGNVLESVTLDLYPEVRQLKESMIRLGADGVLMSGSGPTVFGLVSKEGKLPRIYNGLRGFCKEVYVVRMLT; from the coding sequence ATGAAAATTTATGAAAAAGCTCCGGCTAAAATCAATTTATTGCTCGATGTGCTTCGCAAGCGTGAGGACGGCTTCCACGAGGTCGAGATGATTATGACGATGGTAGACCTTGCAGACCGCCTTGAAATGCAGGAGCTGCCGCGCGACACGATTATTATATCGAGCCAGGCCGGCTACATACCTTTAGATGAGAAAAACCTGGCGTTTCAGGCGGCACGTCTTATTAAAGACCGCTATGATGTGCGTAAAGGTGTATATATTCATTTGGACAAAAAGATTCCGGTAGCCGCTGGCCTTGCCGGCGGCAGCAGCGACGCTGCTGCCGCCCTTAGAGGGCTGAACAGGCTGTGGGAGCTGAACATTCCCGAGGAGGAGCTGTGCACGCTCGGAGCGGAGCTGGGCTCCGACGTCCCGTTCTGCGTAACGGGCGGTACTGCCATCGCTACCGGACGCGGCGAGCGGCTGGAGCCGATCGAAAGCCCGCCGCAATGCTGGGTCGTCCTTGCGAAGCCGCCAATCAATGTTTCCACCGCAGATGTATACGGCAAGTTTCGGGTAGCGGGCATCGGCCAGCATCCGTCTGCCGCTGACATGGTGTCAGCGATTCAGCGCGGCTCCTTCGCCGATGTGTGCGGGGGACTAGGCAATGTGCTGGAATCGGTAACGCTTGATCTGTACCCGGAGGTGCGCCAGCTCAAGGAGAGCATGATTCGCCTTGGAGCTGATGGCGTGTTAATGTCAGGCAGTGGACCTACAGTATTCGGGCTCGTTTCCAAAGAAGGAAAGCTCCCGCGCATATATAATGGGCTGCGTGGCTTTTGCAAGGAAGTTTACGTGGTAAGAATGCTAACATAA
- the purR gene encoding pur operon repressor, whose product MKKLKRSARLVEMTQYLLSRPHTLISLTAFADRYQSAKSSISEDLAIIKEVFEEEGIGELNTLAGAAGGVKFAPKMHASDALGIMNNICRQLEQPERVLPGGYLYMTDMLGQPELLADIGRMFATAFAARKIDVIMTVETKGIPLAYATAACLNLPVVIVRRDNKVTEGSAVSINYVSGSNKRIQTMSLARRALKEQSRVLIIDDFMKAGGTIQGMMDLLFEFKATVAGVGVFVESGEVELEERLLEDYVSLAKLTAVDLKTKQTTVIPGNYFRTE is encoded by the coding sequence TTGAAAAAGTTAAAACGCAGCGCAAGACTGGTAGAGATGACGCAATACCTGCTAAGTCGCCCACATACGTTAATCTCGCTAACAGCTTTTGCGGACCGCTATCAGTCAGCCAAATCATCCATTAGCGAGGATCTGGCGATCATTAAAGAAGTATTTGAAGAAGAGGGCATTGGTGAGCTTAACACCCTTGCGGGCGCCGCAGGCGGCGTAAAGTTCGCACCGAAGATGCATGCCTCTGATGCACTGGGCATTATGAATAATATTTGCCGTCAGCTGGAGCAGCCAGAACGGGTGCTCCCCGGCGGTTATTTGTATATGACGGACATGCTTGGCCAGCCTGAGCTGCTAGCCGATATTGGCCGCATGTTCGCGACCGCTTTTGCCGCGAGGAAGATTGATGTCATTATGACGGTAGAGACGAAGGGCATACCGCTCGCTTATGCGACAGCTGCTTGCCTGAACCTGCCTGTCGTTATCGTACGCCGTGATAATAAGGTGACGGAAGGCTCAGCGGTCAGCATCAATTACGTCTCTGGTTCGAATAAGCGGATTCAGACGATGTCGCTTGCAAGGCGCGCGCTTAAGGAACAGTCCCGCGTGCTGATTATTGATGACTTCATGAAAGCAGGCGGCACCATTCAAGGGATGATGGATCTGCTCTTTGAATTCAAGGCGACCGTTGCCGGCGTTGGCGTCTTTGTAGAATCGGGCGAGGTGGAGCTCGAGGAACGTTTATTAGAAGATTATGTGTCGTTAGCCAAGCTGACGGCCGTGGATTTGAAGACCAAGCAGACGACGGTCATTCCGGGCAATTATTTTCGCACGGAGTAA
- a CDS encoding TatD family hydrolase produces MISLFDTHTHLDSPHFDEDREAVIERARAAGVDLMVNIGFNRETIPTTLALAEKYDFIYAAVGWHPVDSIDMLPEDLGWIEELCSNPKVVAIGEIGLDYHWDTSPKDVQHRVFREQIRLAKKLKKPIIIHNRDAHEDIVKLLKEENASEVGGIMHCFSGSPETAQKCLDMNFYISFGGPLTFKNARVPKEVLAMVPSDRILIETDAPYLTPHPFRGKRNETSYVSLVAEAAAEILGKSVAEIANLTTENGKKCFGIV; encoded by the coding sequence ATGATTTCTTTATTCGACACGCACACACATTTGGACTCCCCGCATTTTGACGAAGACCGCGAAGCTGTTATCGAAAGAGCGCGTGCGGCAGGGGTGGATTTAATGGTTAATATTGGTTTCAATCGGGAAACGATTCCAACAACACTTGCGCTGGCAGAAAAATATGATTTTATCTATGCAGCAGTTGGCTGGCACCCCGTTGACAGCATCGACATGCTGCCGGAGGATCTGGGATGGATTGAAGAGCTTTGCTCTAATCCTAAAGTGGTAGCTATTGGGGAAATCGGACTAGATTACCACTGGGATACGTCTCCTAAAGATGTCCAGCACCGCGTATTTCGCGAGCAAATTCGCTTAGCCAAGAAGCTGAAAAAACCAATTATTATTCATAACCGCGATGCCCATGAAGATATTGTCAAGCTGCTGAAGGAGGAAAATGCTTCTGAGGTCGGAGGCATTATGCATTGTTTTTCCGGCAGTCCAGAAACGGCTCAAAAATGCCTCGATATGAACTTCTATATATCGTTCGGGGGACCGCTTACATTCAAAAATGCAAGGGTGCCAAAAGAGGTGCTTGCGATGGTTCCGAGTGACCGAATTTTGATCGAAACGGATGCCCCATATTTGACCCCTCATCCATTCCGAGGGAAACGAAATGAGACGTCTTATGTATCGCTCGTTGCGGAAGCGGCAGCAGAAATATTAGGAAAATCGGTAGCCGAAATCGCCAATTTGACGACCGAAAACGGTAAAAAATGTTTCGGAATTGTGTAA
- a CDS encoding small, acid-soluble spore protein, alpha/beta type gives MSRRRRSVMSEELKYELAKDLGFYDTVQKEGWGGIRAKDAGNMVKRAIQMAEQAAANGINRP, from the coding sequence ATGAGCCGCAGAAGACGCAGTGTAATGTCCGAGGAGCTAAAGTATGAGCTGGCGAAGGATCTAGGTTTTTATGATACGGTGCAAAAGGAAGGCTGGGGCGGCATTCGCGCCAAAGACGCTGGCAACATGGTTAAGCGGGCGATCCAAATGGCTGAGCAAGCCGCAGCAAATGGAATCAATCGGCCTTAA
- the spoVG gene encoding septation regulator SpoVG yields MQITDVRLRRVNSEGRMKAIASITIDNEFVVHDIRVIDGNNGMFVAMPSKRTPDGEFRDIAHPISSTTREKIQAAVLAEYERAATEEEVAIEEGA; encoded by the coding sequence GTGCAAATTACTGATGTAAGACTCCGCCGTGTCAATTCGGAAGGTCGCATGAAGGCTATTGCTTCCATCACGATTGACAACGAATTCGTCGTTCACGATATCCGTGTGATCGACGGAAACAATGGAATGTTTGTTGCAATGCCGAGCAAGCGTACCCCCGATGGAGAATTCCGAGATATCGCTCATCCGATTTCTTCGACCACTCGGGAGAAAATTCAAGCTGCTGTACTCGCTGAGTACGAGCGCGCTGCAACGGAAGAAGAAGTGGCCATTGAAGAGGGTGCTTAA
- the yabG gene encoding sporulation peptidase YabG, whose protein sequence is MEQGELVVRKSYGGDVLFRVEAVRTHHALLKGTDYRLLADAPIPDLSVVRDPKKEKATQLVRVKVNDSLSRIRQQHEQMAVQVKADIRHAMPQSQPFFEVPGKVLHLDGDGNYLRKSMQLYQTMNVPAHGVHAHEAQMADLLYRLLPQVKPDIVVITGHDGVLKTRLEADLHSLSSYKNSQSFYNAVRVAREYEKNRDGLVVIAGACQSHFEALLQAGSNFASSPGRILIHALDPVYIAIKASYTSIRDTINLADVIHGTISGIDGVGGIETLGRYRIGLPKPKIKAAESSLQSIS, encoded by the coding sequence ATGGAGCAAGGGGAGCTGGTCGTCCGCAAATCGTATGGCGGTGACGTGCTATTCCGCGTAGAAGCTGTTCGAACGCATCATGCCCTGTTGAAAGGCACGGATTACCGATTGCTTGCGGATGCACCGATTCCTGATTTATCGGTTGTTCGCGATCCAAAAAAAGAAAAAGCTACGCAGCTGGTTCGAGTGAAAGTAAACGACTCGCTCAGCCGCATACGTCAGCAGCATGAGCAAATGGCCGTTCAGGTGAAGGCGGATATTCGGCATGCGATGCCACAAAGCCAGCCTTTCTTCGAGGTGCCCGGCAAAGTGCTGCATTTGGACGGTGACGGCAATTATTTGCGTAAAAGCATGCAGCTGTACCAGACGATGAACGTGCCGGCACATGGCGTGCATGCGCATGAAGCACAGATGGCTGATTTGCTTTACCGGCTGCTGCCTCAAGTGAAGCCGGACATTGTGGTCATTACGGGACATGACGGTGTGCTGAAAACAAGGCTGGAAGCCGATCTGCACAGCCTAAGCAGCTATAAAAACTCGCAGAGCTTCTATAATGCGGTCCGCGTAGCACGGGAGTATGAGAAGAACCGCGACGGCCTTGTCGTCATTGCGGGAGCGTGCCAGTCGCATTTTGAGGCGCTGCTGCAAGCCGGCTCGAACTTCGCAAGCTCGCCCGGGAGAATTTTGATTCATGCGTTAGACCCGGTATACATTGCGATCAAAGCAAGCTATACGTCCATACGAGATACAATTAACCTGGCTGATGTCATTCATGGCACCATCAGCGGCATTGATGGCGTAGGCGGCATTGAGACGCTGGGAAGGTACCGCATTGGTTTGCCAAAACCTAAAATTAAGGCAGCCGAGTCGTCCTTGCAAAGCATTTCTTAA
- the rsmA gene encoding 16S rRNA (adenine(1518)-N(6)/adenine(1519)-N(6))-dimethyltransferase RsmA has protein sequence MTEQQSLNKGAVKAAEVATPKRTKEIIAKYGFSFKKSLGQNFLIDQNILNNIVSAAELDETKGALEIGPGIGALTQRLAAVAGTVTAVEIDNRLIPILHDIFEGEANVGIVHGDVLKLDLKQLFEERFSGVTGVSVVANLPYYVTTPILMKLLEERLPLENIVVMIQKEVAQRMAAKPGGKEYGSLSVAVQYYCEPKLVCTVPHTVFIPQPNVDSAVIKLALRDKPAVDVPDEAHFFRVVQASFAQRRKTLYNNLTALVGKEQREALTTLLQGLAIDPARRGETLSLEEFAKISRAFLEAGWKG, from the coding sequence ATGACGGAGCAACAAAGCTTGAATAAAGGCGCAGTTAAGGCCGCAGAGGTAGCCACGCCTAAACGCACGAAGGAAATTATTGCGAAGTACGGGTTCTCCTTTAAGAAGAGCTTGGGACAAAACTTTCTCATCGACCAAAATATTTTAAATAATATTGTCAGCGCAGCTGAGCTTGACGAGACAAAAGGCGCGCTTGAGATCGGCCCTGGTATCGGAGCATTGACGCAGCGCCTTGCTGCAGTTGCGGGAACGGTGACGGCTGTTGAAATCGACAATCGGCTCATTCCGATTTTGCATGATATTTTCGAAGGCGAAGCAAATGTGGGCATTGTGCACGGCGATGTGCTTAAGCTCGACCTGAAGCAGCTGTTCGAAGAGCGCTTCAGCGGCGTAACGGGCGTTAGCGTCGTGGCGAACCTGCCTTACTATGTGACGACGCCGATTTTGATGAAGCTGCTGGAAGAGCGCCTGCCGCTGGAAAACATCGTCGTCATGATCCAGAAGGAAGTAGCGCAGCGGATGGCAGCAAAGCCAGGCGGCAAGGAATATGGCAGCCTTAGCGTAGCTGTGCAATATTATTGCGAGCCGAAGCTCGTCTGCACCGTTCCGCATACGGTGTTTATTCCACAGCCGAATGTAGATTCGGCTGTCATTAAGCTTGCGCTGCGGGACAAGCCGGCTGTTGATGTGCCCGACGAGGCGCATTTCTTCCGCGTCGTGCAGGCCAGCTTCGCACAGCGCCGCAAGACGCTCTACAACAATTTGACGGCGCTTGTGGGCAAAGAACAGCGGGAGGCCCTTACAACGCTGCTGCAGGGGCTTGCGATCGATCCTGCGCGGCGGGGTGAAACGCTGTCGCTGGAGGAATTCGCCAAGATCAGCCGTGCATTTTTGGAAGCGGGCTGGAAAGGCTAA
- the rnmV gene encoding ribonuclease M5, with protein sequence MIKEMIVVEGKEDTVAIKRAVEADTIETNGSAIGEDVLRRIALAQERRGVIIFTDPDHAGERIRKIVAQRVPGCKHAFLPQELASYKGDIGIENAAPDAIRQALSEVRTETAESVGAITWDDLMAAGLIVHEEAAKRRLVMGKLLGIGYANGKQFYKRCTSFCITREEFEKALQAMEQQEQG encoded by the coding sequence GTGATCAAGGAAATGATTGTAGTAGAAGGCAAAGAGGATACGGTAGCGATTAAGCGGGCTGTTGAAGCCGATACGATTGAGACGAATGGATCGGCCATTGGCGAGGATGTGCTGCGGCGCATTGCGCTGGCACAGGAGCGCCGTGGCGTTATTATATTTACAGATCCGGATCATGCAGGAGAGCGTATTCGTAAAATTGTCGCTCAGCGCGTGCCGGGCTGCAAGCATGCTTTTTTACCGCAGGAGCTGGCCTCTTATAAAGGGGATATCGGCATTGAGAACGCGGCGCCTGATGCGATTAGGCAGGCGCTCTCGGAGGTGCGTACAGAAACGGCTGAGAGCGTCGGGGCCATTACATGGGACGATCTGATGGCAGCTGGCTTAATTGTGCATGAAGAAGCGGCAAAGCGGCGGCTGGTTATGGGTAAGCTGCTGGGGATCGGCTATGCGAACGGGAAGCAGTTCTACAAGCGCTGCACGAGCTTCTGCATTACGCGCGAAGAGTTTGAGAAGGCGCTGCAAGCCATGGAACAACAGGAACAGGGGTGA